In the Brassica napus cultivar Da-Ae chromosome A7, Da-Ae, whole genome shotgun sequence genome, one interval contains:
- the LOC106356002 gene encoding uncharacterized protein LOC106356002, translated as MFDFLKNLSQSSNYVDKGTQESLQDAVGNLSQASHVKGFDPSQKIKDDEPAEWITPLSSFKPPNWKPPTLKDEELLEDRVHDIDHSLVFVPEDAWAKIIEWSSTSKELKIGPSMLTSVLAARVMGPTEWLLNHEIDAMMYLFTERTTLRRWEPTKVAFMSCMFSNQMKTSFEEFRKDKKKFKVSELLHRYGIGELPPHGRTGLMWDLDVTRMYVPLNVGKHWISMCVNFVSRSIEVFDCEGLKYNKEVEPFAILIPRIVKCVHSSKSRQQLTVKQYTVSYAPMPYLLNKSSSDCGVYALKHIECHLLGLDFSLVNDSNIREARQKIVYDLWEAANDPELILRMAQYIPPKLITNPLVELD; from the exons atgtttgattttttgaaGAATTTGTCACAATCATCGAACTATGTAGATAAGGGGACGCAAGAATCTTTACAAGACGCCGTGGGAAACCTTTCTCAAGCATCACATGTTAAAGGCTTTGATCCCTCACAAAAAATCAAGGACGACGAACCAGCAGAATGGATTACTCCACTGTCTTCATTTAAGCCTCCGAATTGGAAACCACCAACTCTGAAAGATGAGGAATTACTTGAGGACCGGGTGCATGACATTGATCACTCACTAGTGTTTGTCCCTGAGGATGCATGGGCCAAAATAATTGAGTGGTCCTCAACTTCCAA GGAACTGAAAATTGGACCTTCTATGTTAACAAGTGTGTTAGCAGCACGCGTCATGGGACCTACAGAATGGCTTTTGAATCAC gAAATTGATGCTATGATGTACTTATTCACTGAGAGGACTACTTTGCGACGATGGGAACCAACAAAAGTAGCATTCATGAGCTGCATGTTCAGTAATCAAATGAAGACCTCTTTCGAAGAGTTTCGGAAGGACAAGAAGAAATTCAAAGTATCAGAATTGCTTCACCGGTACGGCATTGGTGAACTTCCACCACACGGACGAACAGGACTGATGTGGGATCTTGACGTCACACGCATGTATGTGCCTCTTAATGTCGGTAAACACTGGATCTCTATGTGTGTCAACTTTGTTTCTCGGTCGATAGAGGTCTTTGACTGTGAGGGATTGAAATACAACAAGGAAGTAGAGCCATTTGCCATTCTCATCCCTAGAATTGTCAAATGTGTTCACTCTTCAAAGAGTCGGCAGCAACTCACGGTCAAGCAGTATACTGTCAGTTACGCCCCAATGCCCTACTTACTAAACAAGAGTAGCAGTGATTGTGGAGTATATGCCTTGAAGCACATTGAATGTCATCTTCTAGGCTTGGACTTCTCTCTGGTGAATGACAGCAACATTCGAGAAGCGCGCCAAAAGATTGTTTACGACCTATGGGAAGCTGCCAATGATCCTGAACTTATTTTGAGAATGGCACAATACATTCCACCGAAGTTGATCACAAATCCTCTAGTGGAACTTGATTGA
- the LOC125576361 gene encoding uncharacterized protein LOC125576361 isoform X1, translated as MFSVSCFIGMDYQFPKRIIEEGAETKIDKINNTCRRTILGTLKVVLRDEYQEVLKDPVFGPILAIVENKLIYSGKVIHSFICKQLKVSKLHELWFLFAKRPLRFSMQEFYAVTGLKFKEEPDVDFNNWKSDKGFWSTVLKENKKINLLVIRDELLKVCKEWTYVDRVRLVYLCIIHGFLIAKDLRVFIPHEFIRLVMDFEKMRMYPWGLRAYDELLASIFKAREDVHLKNSYVLDGFSYAFQIWIMEAIPDIGSMVGKKIKNNVTKVRCRNWKGSGKVSYQDITSLESNFDKGELFPFISSTGSLDATDNAEFFREDEKNDERVNRIVALISAKQDWKQFTWEVETLPPNIELSDAEEDVEVENVTETPVEEPTVVEEEPGVVTKRGKRKLIDPGVESRKKQLLCKRAAEHNSVVSGDMKTFIEGLFNSSFNSFKELLQKDIQERFDKVDNEMAQLKATVSQITGPSVFVGRDLASEIPCPSATLGKEQEKSSQSPGPSGAKGKGKGKASVSVDPPPLRRSPRPVRKVTKT; from the exons CCAAGATTGATAAGATTAACAACACCTGTAGACGCACGATTCTGGGGACGCTGAAGGTGGTTCTCAGGGATGAGTATCAAGAAGTTTTGAAAGACCCTGTCTTTGGTCCGATTCTGGCAATAGTAGAGAACAAGCTTATTTACTCAGGGAAGGTTATTCACAGCTTCATATGCAAGCAGCTCAAGGTTTCCAAGCTTCACGAATTGTGGTTTCTATTTGCAAAGAGGCCTCTCAGGTTTTCTATGCAAGAGTTTTATGCTGTGACTGGATTGAAGTTCAAAGAAGAACCCGACGTAGACTTCAATAACTGGAAGAGTGATAAAGGGTTCTGGAGCACTGTGCTGAAGGAAAATAAGAAGATCAACTTGTTGGTTATAAGGGATGAGCTCCTTAAAGTCTGTAAGGAGTGGACGTATGTGGACAGGGTGCGACTAGTGTATCTGTGTATTATACATGGATTCCTCATTGCTAAGGATTTGAGAGTGTTTATCCCTCACGAGTTCATCCGTTTGgtgatggattttgagaaaatgagGATGTATCCTTGGGGTCTTCGCGCGTATGATGAGCTGCTTGCATCAATATTCAAGGCAAGGGAAGATGTGCATCTGAAGAACAGCTATGTGTTGGATGGATTCTCATATGCGTTTCAGATATGGATTATGGAGGCAATCCCAGACATCGGTTCTATGGTGGGTAAAAAGATCAAAAACAATGTGACGAAAGTGAGATGTAGGAATTGGAAAGGAAGTGGAAAAGTATCATATCAAGATATCACCAGCCTAGAGTCCAACTTTGATAAG GGAGAGTTGTTCCCGTTTATATCATCTACTGGGAGCTTGGATGCAACTGATAATGCTGAGTTCTTTAGGGAAGATGAGAAGAATGACGAAAGAGTCAATCGCATTGTTGCTCTGATCAGTGCCAAACAAGACTGGAAGCAATTCACTTGGGAAGTTGAGACTCTGcctccaaatatagagttatCTGACGCAGAAGAGGATGTTGAAGTTGAAAATGTCACAGAAACACCTGTGGAGGAACCGACTGTTGTTGAAGAGGAACCGGGTGTTGTTACAAAAAGGGGCAAGCGTAAGCTTATTGATCCTGGTGTCGAGTCTCGAAAGAAACAACTTCTTTGTAAAAGGGCGGCTGAACATAACAGTGTTGTCTCCGGTGATATGAAGACCTTCATTGAAGGTTTGTTCAACTCTTCTTTCAATTCTTTTAAGGAGCTGCTGCAGAAGGATATACAAGAGCGTTTTGACAAGGTCGACAATGAGATGGCTCAACTGAAGGCAACAGTGTCGCAGATTACGGGTCCTTCAGTTTTTGTGGGACGAGACCTAGCCTCTGAGATTCCCTGTCCTTCTGCAACACTTGGGAAAGAGCAAGAGAAATCATCACAGAGTCCGGGTCCTTCAGGAGCAAAGGGAAAAGGCAAAGGCAAGGCATCTGTGAGTGTTGATCCTCCTCCGCTTCGTCGTAGCCCTCGGCCAGTAAGAAAGGTAACCAAAACATGA
- the LOC106413131 gene encoding uncharacterized protein LOC106413131: MKINVYASCGLWKSSLNNGWGFLVDEAKGGRLLTLDTSSSFENLKVMVCEDFGIDINMVNIELSYLPSDLINSIYSPPVIITSERQVQNFLTYVKNKASTQLCVSTQPSNIAEGGTESHNREEAPMESDDSSDMDSEEDVEVPDTEDDKECDKEKINEDGVRFSLVDVVKKGQSFTSKTLLKATFEICAMKNNFDYVVVRSDKKVWYIRCSDDDCTWRVRAEGLTGSSYFIIKKYVPDHSCAASNRKGSVRTVSAKTVGTLIMHKYETAKEGPRSDDIIQYMRMVHGVEISYSLAWDAREYAINAVKGIPEKGYEKIPKYLHMMKEANPGSHTFYERDTKGRFKFLFISFGQSVRGFYAAIRKVIVVDGTFLKSKFKGVLLVATALDGNSSLYPIAFGIVDSENDLAWNWFMRQLNMVIADDHSLAFVSDRNSSIAKAIARVYPQAHHGICIHHLLNNVVTYFSGKGVAGLVAKASKAYRAADFRKVFTAIFAISPEIGQYLIDADVRKWARCQFPGYRYDMRTTNPAESINAALRTPREFPVIPLLDSIREMMTRWFFKRRTLSSKHSKPLTIAVEKKIDRRIEKGKTFKVFPVSDHRFLVQGDTFDCSVDLVRRTCSCGKFDLMKIPCRHAIKAGFSVGIRPHTLTDDMYTTASWRSAYEESINPISVPEDTWKVPSHVEKSKMLPPESRRAAGRRKKRRYETAEDKIRSSQGTQRSTVRKCSRCGIEGHNRRTCDRAI, translated from the coding sequence ATGAAGATTAACGTATATGCTTCATGTGGGTTGTGGAAATCGTCTCTGAACAATGGATGGGGATTTCTTGTCGATGAAGCAAAAGGAGGCAGGTTACTTACTTTGGACACAAGTTCAAGCTTTGAAAACCTAAAGGTTATGGTGTGTGAAGACTTTGGAATTGATATTAACATGGTCAATATCGAGCTGAGTTATTTACCTTCTGATTTGATCAATAGCATCTACTCACCCCCTGTTATCATCACCAGTGAAAGACAAGTTCAAAATTTTCTGACATATGTAAAGAACAAAGCTTCGACGCAGTTGTGTGTGAGTACTCAACCCTCTAACATAGCGGAAGGAGGTACGGAGTCGCATAATAGAGAGGAAGCGCCAATGGAGTCCGACGATTCAAGTGATATGGATTCAGAAGAAGATGTTGAGGTACCTGACACTGAAGATGACAAAGAGTGTGACAAAGAGAAGATCAATGAAGATGGTGTTCGCTTTTCTTTGGTGGATGTTGTGAAGAAGGGTCAATCTTTTACTTCCAAAACACTTTTGAAGGCAACATTCGAAATATGTgcaatgaaaaataatttcgACTACGTGGTTGTCAGATCGGATAAAAAAGTGTGGTATATTCGTTGCTCAGATGATGATTGCACCTGGCGTGTTCGTGCAGAGGGCTTAACAGGCTcatcgtattttatcatcaaaaagTATGTACCTGATCATTCATGTGCTGCATCCAATAGGAAGGGTTCTGTTAGGACAGTTTCTGCAAAAACAGTGGGCACTTTGATTATGCATAAGTATGAAACTGCTAAAGAAGGACCGAGATCGGATGACATAATCCAGTATATGCGTATGGTACATGGAGTTGAGATATCCTATTCTTTGGCATGGGATGCCCGTGAATATGCAATCAACGCAGTGAAAGGTATTCCAGAGAAAGGTTACGAAAAAATTCCTAAATACTTGCATATGATGAAGGAAGCTAATCCAGGCTCACACACGTTTTATGAAAGGGATACAAAAGGGAGATTCAAATTCCTCTTCATCTCGTTTGGTCAGAGTGTTCGCGGTTTCTATGCTGCAATTCGAAAAGttattgtggtggatgggacgTTTTTGAAGAGCAAATTCAAAGGAGTCTTACTAGTTGCTACTGCATTAGATGGAAACTCGAGTTTATATCCTATTGCCTTTGGAATTGTTGACTCAGAGAATGACCTCGCGTGGAACTGGTTTATGAGACAACTTAATATGGTCATTGCTGACGACCATTCTTTAGCTTTTGTGTCTGATAGGAATTCCTCAATTGCTAAAGCTATTGCGAGAGTGTATCCGCAAGCTCATCATGGAATTTGCATTCACCACTTGCTGAATAATGTTGTAACATATTTCAGCGGAAAAGGTGTGGCTGGTTtggttgcaaaggcttctaaagCTTATCGAGCCGCTGATTTTCGTAAGGTCTTCACTGCTATTTTTGCTATTAGTCCTGAAATTGGTCAGTATCTCATAGATGCCGATGTGAGGAAGTGGGCTCGTTGTCAGTTTCCGGGTTACAGATATGATATGAGGACTACTAACCCTGCGGAGTCGATAAATGCAGCTTTGCGTACGCCTAGAGAGTTTCCAGTGATACCTTTGTTGGACAGCATTAGGGAAATGATGACTCGATGGTTTTTCAAGCGTAGAACTTTAAGTTCTAAGCATTCGAAGCCACTGACCATTGCcgtggagaagaagattgaCAGAAGGATTGAGAAGGGTAAAACATTTAAGGTGTTTCCAGTTAGCGATCATCGGTTTTTAGTTCAAGGTGACACTTTCGACTGCTCGGTAGACTTGGTCAGACGCACGTGTTCTTGTGGGAAATTCGATCTGATGAAAATCCCATGCAGGCACGCCATAAAAGCAGGCTTCAGTGTTGGAATAAGACCACACACACTCACAGACGACATGTACACTACTGCCTCATGGCGCTCGGCTTATGAAGAAAGCATAAATCCTATTAGCGTCCCTGAAGATACATGGAAAGTTCCATCTCATGTGGAGAAGTCGAAAATGCTTCCTCCAGAGAGTAGACGAGCTGCGGGTAGGAGAAAGAAACGCAGATACGAGACAGCCGAAGACAAGATCCGTTCGTCACAAGGAACTCAACGCTCTACAGTTCGGAAATGCAGTCGATGTGGGATTGAAGGTCACAATAGGAGAACATGTGATAGAGCAATATAG
- the LOC106356001 gene encoding uncharacterized protein At4g04775-like, with protein sequence MNHSEGIPSRCWCGKGIVTYVSKTKENPYRRFFRCEIGIQRKNENHIFKWVDEALLDEIQRMDEHQTRISEEIEDLRSSMKKTVEEEVMKHKNSIDVGCLGSILTILCLWSKRD encoded by the exons ATGAATCACAGTGAAGGAATCCCTTCCAGATGCTGGTGTGGGAAGGGGATTGTCACATATGTTTCAAAAACCAAAGAGAACCCATACAGACGGTTCTTCAGATGCGAGATTGGTATACAG AGAAAGAACGAAAACCATATTTTTAAGTGGGTAGACGAGGCTCTGTTAGATGAGATTCAGAGGATGGATGAGCATCAGACgagaattagcgaggaaattgaAGATCTGAGAAGTTCCATGAAGAAGACAGTTGAGGAGGAAGTTATGAAACATAAGAATTCGATCGATGTAGGTTGTTTAGGATCCATTCTCACTATTTTATGTCTCTGGTCCAAACGTGATTGA
- the LOC125576361 gene encoding uncharacterized protein LOC125576361 isoform X2 yields MDYQFPKRIIEEGAETKIDKINNTCRRTILGTLKVVLRDEYQEVLKDPVFGPILAIVENKLIYSGKVIHSFICKQLKVSKLHELWFLFAKRPLRFSMQEFYAVTGLKFKEEPDVDFNNWKSDKGFWSTVLKENKKINLLVIRDELLKVCKEWTYVDRVRLVYLCIIHGFLIAKDLRVFIPHEFIRLVMDFEKMRMYPWGLRAYDELLASIFKAREDVHLKNSYVLDGFSYAFQIWIMEAIPDIGSMVGKKIKNNVTKVRCRNWKGSGKVSYQDITSLESNFDKGELFPFISSTGSLDATDNAEFFREDEKNDERVNRIVALISAKQDWKQFTWEVETLPPNIELSDAEEDVEVENVTETPVEEPTVVEEEPGVVTKRGKRKLIDPGVESRKKQLLCKRAAEHNSVVSGDMKTFIEGLFNSSFNSFKELLQKDIQERFDKVDNEMAQLKATVSQITGPSVFVGRDLASEIPCPSATLGKEQEKSSQSPGPSGAKGKGKGKASVSVDPPPLRRSPRPVRKVTKT; encoded by the exons CCAAGATTGATAAGATTAACAACACCTGTAGACGCACGATTCTGGGGACGCTGAAGGTGGTTCTCAGGGATGAGTATCAAGAAGTTTTGAAAGACCCTGTCTTTGGTCCGATTCTGGCAATAGTAGAGAACAAGCTTATTTACTCAGGGAAGGTTATTCACAGCTTCATATGCAAGCAGCTCAAGGTTTCCAAGCTTCACGAATTGTGGTTTCTATTTGCAAAGAGGCCTCTCAGGTTTTCTATGCAAGAGTTTTATGCTGTGACTGGATTGAAGTTCAAAGAAGAACCCGACGTAGACTTCAATAACTGGAAGAGTGATAAAGGGTTCTGGAGCACTGTGCTGAAGGAAAATAAGAAGATCAACTTGTTGGTTATAAGGGATGAGCTCCTTAAAGTCTGTAAGGAGTGGACGTATGTGGACAGGGTGCGACTAGTGTATCTGTGTATTATACATGGATTCCTCATTGCTAAGGATTTGAGAGTGTTTATCCCTCACGAGTTCATCCGTTTGgtgatggattttgagaaaatgagGATGTATCCTTGGGGTCTTCGCGCGTATGATGAGCTGCTTGCATCAATATTCAAGGCAAGGGAAGATGTGCATCTGAAGAACAGCTATGTGTTGGATGGATTCTCATATGCGTTTCAGATATGGATTATGGAGGCAATCCCAGACATCGGTTCTATGGTGGGTAAAAAGATCAAAAACAATGTGACGAAAGTGAGATGTAGGAATTGGAAAGGAAGTGGAAAAGTATCATATCAAGATATCACCAGCCTAGAGTCCAACTTTGATAAG GGAGAGTTGTTCCCGTTTATATCATCTACTGGGAGCTTGGATGCAACTGATAATGCTGAGTTCTTTAGGGAAGATGAGAAGAATGACGAAAGAGTCAATCGCATTGTTGCTCTGATCAGTGCCAAACAAGACTGGAAGCAATTCACTTGGGAAGTTGAGACTCTGcctccaaatatagagttatCTGACGCAGAAGAGGATGTTGAAGTTGAAAATGTCACAGAAACACCTGTGGAGGAACCGACTGTTGTTGAAGAGGAACCGGGTGTTGTTACAAAAAGGGGCAAGCGTAAGCTTATTGATCCTGGTGTCGAGTCTCGAAAGAAACAACTTCTTTGTAAAAGGGCGGCTGAACATAACAGTGTTGTCTCCGGTGATATGAAGACCTTCATTGAAGGTTTGTTCAACTCTTCTTTCAATTCTTTTAAGGAGCTGCTGCAGAAGGATATACAAGAGCGTTTTGACAAGGTCGACAATGAGATGGCTCAACTGAAGGCAACAGTGTCGCAGATTACGGGTCCTTCAGTTTTTGTGGGACGAGACCTAGCCTCTGAGATTCCCTGTCCTTCTGCAACACTTGGGAAAGAGCAAGAGAAATCATCACAGAGTCCGGGTCCTTCAGGAGCAAAGGGAAAAGGCAAAGGCAAGGCATCTGTGAGTGTTGATCCTCCTCCGCTTCGTCGTAGCCCTCGGCCAGTAAGAAAGGTAACCAAAACATGA